ACGACCCGGTTCGCGCCGCCTGCGGCGCTCTTCCCGCCAAACCATCCCTCGGGGATCGGCTTCTCCTGGATCGGAAGAAGGATTCCCGTTGAGGGAGAAGGCCCCCCTCCTGTTCGACAGCCACGCTCTCCTGAAGCTGTTCCAGGGGGAAGCGGGGCACGAGAAGGTCGCTCGCATGCTCACCCAGGCGATGCGGTTGGGCACACCGATATACCTGAACGCGATCAACCTCGGCGAGATCGTCTACTCGACGAAGCGCGCTTTCGGGGACCAGAAGAAGATCGAGATCCTCGCGCACGTCGAGCGGCTTGGATTCCGCATCCTTCCGGTGCCGAACGACCTGATCTTCCGCGCGGCCGAGTACAAGGCGTCATTCAGCATGTCATTCGCCGACTGTTTCGCCCTGGCATCCGCGGTGGAGCACGGGGCGGTCCTTGTGACCGGAGATCCCGAGTTCCGGGCGGTCGAGCACCTCGTCAAGATCGCGTGGGTGTAGGCAAGGAATGCGTCACCGACCTCCACGACTACTTGGAGGTCGACTCGAAGCCGGGCACCCCCTCGTCCACGAAGGACCATCCGGGAGAACACGGAGCGCCCGGTGACGGTGGAGCAGGGGACCAATTACCTCGTGGGCACGGACCCCGCCGCCATCCTGGCCGCGTCCGCGGAGATCCTGTCGGGAAGAGGGAAGAAGAGCACGGTCCCGCCGCTCTGGGACGGCCACGCCGCCGAGCGGATCGCCGACATCCAGCTGAGGACGGAAACCGCAGAACAGGGACGTTCCTGAGAACTCCCGTTGAAGTGGGACAGACCTGCGCGGAGTTCTCAGGAACGTCCCGGTTCTGGGGTTCCACAAGAACGCCCCCTTCCGGGGGCGTTCGCATTCAGGGAATGAGCGGCTCGCCGGGCTTGAACGCGCGGAAGCCGTACGCCCCCTCGGCGGTGAGGTAGAAGTAGCGCCACCGCTCCTTCCACGACGGCAGGACCGCCAGCACCTTCGTCGCCTCCCCCAGGGAGAATCGCATCAGTTTCTCCTGGTGGAAGTGCCCCAGCAGGACGAAGTCCACCCCCCGCCCGAACATCCGCATCCCGAACTCCCGGCACTCCCGCTCCGGGAACGACCCCCTGTACCGGCGGTTGGACCGTTTGAAGTTCCGCTCGATCCAGTCCGCCATGGGAAGGATGATCGAGGGCGGCAGGTGGGCGACCGCTTCGTTGGCGAGGCGGCTCTTCGAGATCCCCTTCCAGAACCGGTAGACGAAATCGGCGCGGTTCACCGTGTCCCCGTGGGACAGGACCAGGCGCTTCTCCCCGACCGCCGCCTGCATCTCTCTCTCCGAGACGACGTCGAACGTCGTCCCCTCGTGTTCCCGCTTCAGGTAGAAATCGCGGT
The sequence above is a segment of the Deltaproteobacteria bacterium genome. Coding sequences within it:
- a CDS encoding type II toxin-antitoxin system VapC family toxin; this translates as MREKAPLLFDSHALLKLFQGEAGHEKVARMLTQAMRLGTPIYLNAINLGEIVYSTKRAFGDQKKIEILAHVERLGFRILPVPNDLIFRAAEYKASFSMSFADCFALASAVEHGAVLVTGDPEFRAVEHLVKIAWV
- a CDS encoding UDP-2,3-diacylglucosamine diphosphatase, whose protein sequence is MEKGFPISPDRAIFLADAHLNQDDIHSRNFLALADRAAEEKVPLFLLGDVFDLWFGNPGLTFSFQKPIVEHLRELRRGGLRMYYVEGNRDFYLKREHEGTTFDVVSEREMQAAVGEKRLVLSHGDTVNRADFVYRFWKGISKSRLANEAVAHLPPSIILPMADWIERNFKRSNRRYRGSFPERECREFGMRMFGRGVDFVLLGHFHQEKLMRFSLGEATKVLAVLPSWKERWRYFYLTAEGAYGFRAFKPGEPLIP